The Punica granatum isolate Tunisia-2019 chromosome 4, ASM765513v2, whole genome shotgun sequence genome has a window encoding:
- the LOC116206408 gene encoding uncharacterized protein LOC116206408, giving the protein MSSIIESIQKIRTSQSLPLSHSDPDPSSAANGGLRRRLSSLSLKLQTAPSLSASASATASWAAASFRRSKSLSSMGEAAGTSIRRWWDWGWTWILSKKPVFARDLEMNEEEARAIGSGRRGSWKHVLFKVRSEIRKLVGSDAHMGLPQTIRQ; this is encoded by the exons ATGAGCTCCATAATTGAGAGCATCCAGAAGATCAGAACGAGCCAGTCCCTACCCCTCTCCCACTCAGATCCTGACCCTTCCTCCGCCGCCAATGGTGGTCTCCGCCGTCGCCtctcctccctctccctcaAGCTCCAGACCGCACCCTCCCTCTCCGCCTCTGCTTCCGCCACCGCCTCCTGGGCCGCCGCCTCCTTCCGCCGCTCCAAATCCCTCTCCTCCATGGGCGAGGCTGCCGGCACCTCCATCCGCCGCTGGTGGGACTGGGGCTGGACCTGGATCCTCTCCAAGAAGCCCGTCTTCGCTCGAGATCTCGAGATGAATGAG GAAGAGGCGAGAGCTATCGGGTCCGGCCGCAGAGGGAGCTGGAAGCACGTCCTCTTCAAGGTCCGGTCTGAGATCAGGAAGCTGGTCGGCTCCGACGCTCACATGGGCCTCCCTCAGACCATCAGACAGTAA
- the LOC116202596 gene encoding uncharacterized protein LOC116202596 → MALASPSATASRTSVISSSSSSSHSRPFGALSSPRSQKLRSFQSSSQFGLNCTSSPLSQPTHHSFIRSSSIASSPVTDVELPESSTASWEKFAENVSGEWDGFGADFTSQGQPIELPESVVPEAYREWEVKVFDWQTQCPTLAKPTEQVLQYRTIKLLPTVGCEADDATRYSIDERSIGDGSNKVEALAYQSSGCYVAVWPLESEGVARLIELEYCVVNPQDQESRVRISQVIGVKDDDAKMSLKGIKVFCEQWYGPFRNGEQLGGCAIRDSAFASTPSTKASDVIGVWEGPVSVATFHVSENNFLQELLGTGVQRSVRDEKKNLVLLPKQLWCSLQEQQNGETLSEVGWVFSHGQSITSSCTFSRDRKLKEVAVSRETLERTNG, encoded by the exons ATGGCATTAGCATCACCTTCTGCAACTGCTAGCCGGACTAGTGTCATCTCTTCATCGTCTTCCTCGTCACATTCGAGACCCTTCGGCGCCCTCTCCTCCCCAAGGTCCCAGAAGCTTCGGAGCTTCCAATCCTCTTCTCAATTCGGCCTCAATTGCACCTCTTCCCCTCTGTCTCAACCGACCCACCACTCTTTCATCCGCTCTTCTTCCATCGCCAGCTCCCCCGTCACAGATGTTGAGCTTCCAGAGAGCTCCACCGCCT CATGGGAGAAATTCGCTGAGAACGTGTCCGGCGAATGGGATGGGTTTGGGGCTGATTTCACGAGCCAAGGACAGCCCATCGAACTTCCGGAGTCGGTAGTTCCTGAAGCTTATAGGGAGTGGGAGGTTAAGGTGTTTGATTGGCAGACTCAATGCCCTACTCTTGCCAAACCCACGGAACAAGTCCTTCAGTACAGGACAATCAAACTGCTTCCTACGGTCGGGTGTGAAGCTGATGATGCTACGAGGTACAGCATTGACGAGAGAAGCATCGGAGACGGGAGCAACAAAGTGGAGGCATTGGCCTATCAGTCTAGTGGGTGCTATGTGGCTGTTTGGCCCTTAGAAAGCGAGGGAGTAGCAAGGCTAATTGAGCTAGAGTACTGTGTTGTCAATCCGCAAGATCAGGAATCCCGGGTTCGAATATCTCAGGTTATAGGTGTTAAGGATGATGATGCGAAGATGAGCTTAAAAGGTATTAAGGTGTTTTGCGAGCAGTGGTATGGGCCGTTTAGGAATGGAGAGCAGTTGGGTGGCTGTGCAATTCGAGATTCAGCGTTTGCATCCACACCTTCCACGAAAGCTTCCGATGTTATTGGAGTATGGGAGGGGCCCGTTTCCGTTGCCACTTTCCACGTTTCCGAGAAT AATTTTCTTCAAGAACTCCTGGGAACGGGCGTACAGAGGTCTGTGAGAGATGAAAAGAAGAACCTCGTGTTGCTTCCCAAGCAATTGTGGTGTTCactgcaagaacaacaaaatggTGAAACTCTCAGCGAGGTGGGGTGGGTTTTCAGTCATGGGCAGTCCATCACATCGAGTTGCACTTTTTCAAGAGACCGGAAGTTGAAG GAGGTTGCAGTTTCACGTGAAACTTTGGAGAGGACCAACGGATAA
- the LOC116205983 gene encoding damage-control phosphatase At2g17340-like — MESASELVPFPLLMTPIESNYRSCTIPYRFPSDNPKKATPTEIAWIDLFLSSIPSFKKRAESDTTVPDAPARAEKFAQRYSEILEDLKKDPENHGGPPDCILLCRLREQVLRELGFRDIFKKVKDEENAKAISLFPDVVKLNDSIEDEEKRFENLARGIFAGNIFDLGSAALAEVFSKDGMSFLASCQNLLPRPWVIDDLDTFKLRWVKKSWKKAIIFVDNSGADIILGIMPFARELLRRGTQVVLAANDLPSINDVTYPELLEIVSKLKDEHGKLMGVDTSNLLIANSGNDLPVIDLTSVSQELAYLANDADLVIMEGMGRGIETNLYAQFKCDSLKIAMVKHPEVAQFLGGRLYDCVFKYMEVSSP, encoded by the exons ATGGAGAGCGCGTCGGAGCTGGTACCGTTCCCGCTTCTGATGACGCCGATCGAGTCCAACTACAGGTCCTGCACCATCCCCTATAGGTTCCCCTCCGACAACCCCAAGAAGGCCACCCCGACCGAGATCGCCTGGATCGATCTCTTCCTCAGCTCCATCCCTTCTTTCAA GAAGCGAGCAGAGAGTGATACCACAGTTCCCGATGCGCCTGCTAGAGCTGAAAAATTCGCTCAGAG GTATTCTGAGATACTGGAGGACTTAAAGAAAGATCCCGAAAACCATGGTGGGCCTCCTGATTGCATT CTCCTCTGCAGACTTCGCGAGCAGGTTCTTAGGGAGCTCGGATTTAGAGACATATTCAAGAAGGTGAAG GATGAAGAGAATGCAAAGGCTATATCTCTTTTCCCGGATGTAGTGAAGCTTAATGATTCcattgaagatgaagagaagcGTTTTGAAAATCTGGCCAGAGGGATATTTGCAGGAAATATATTTGATCTTGGTTCTGCTGCT CTTGCAGAAGTCTTCTCCAAGGATGGGATGTCCTTTCTGGCTAGCTGCCAAAATCTACTTCCGCGACCATGGGTCATTGATGATTTGGACACTTTCAAACTAAGATGGGTCAAAAAATCATGGAAGAAG GCTATTATTTTTGTTGATAACTCTGGTGCAGATATTATTTTGGGCATCATGCCATTTGCAAGAGAGTTGCTGAGGCGGGGAACTCAG GTTGTGCTTGCTGCTAATGATTTGCCTTCTATCAATGATGTTACCTACCCTGAATTGCTGGAGATTGTATCAAAG TTGAAGGATGAACATGGGAAGCTAATGGGTGTAGATACATCAAACCTTTTGATTGCTAACTCTGGGAATGATTTACCG GTCATAGATCTAACCAGTGTTTCTCAAGAGCTGGCATATCTCGCTAATGATGCGGATCTTGTTATCATGGAGGGAATG GGTCGTGGAATTGAGACAAACCTCTATGCACAATTCAAGTGCGATTCTCTCAAGATTGCTATG GTGAAACATCCGGAGGTCGCCCAGTTCCTAGGCGGACGGCTTTACGATTGCGTCTTCAAGTACATGGAAGTATCCAGTCCTTGA
- the LOC116203598 gene encoding mitochondrial phosphate carrier protein 1, mitochondrial isoform X2, which produces MASGLTTLWKEQGPSSLWRGWSGKLFGYGVQGGCKFGLYEYFKKLYSDVLGDYNRSFIYFLSSASAQVFADVALCPFEAVKVRVQTQPNFAKGLVDGFPILYRTEGLTGFYRGILPLWGRNLPFSMVMFSTFEHSVDLIYNQVLQKRREDCSRAQQLGVSCLAGYTAGAVGTVISNPADNVVASLYNRNSENVLQAVKNIGFANLFTRSLPVRIAIVGPVVTLQWFFYDTIKLLSGLPSSGGLNRRMEEANLST; this is translated from the exons ATGGCATCAGGATTGACCACCCTGTGGAAAGAACAAGGCCCTTCTTCCCTCTGGAGAGGTTGGTCAGGCAAGTTATTTGGATATGGAGTTCAGGGTGGCTGCAAATTTGGCCTCTACGAATACTTCAAGAAGCTCTACTCTGACGTGTTGGGAGACTACAATAGGAGTTTCATTTACTTTCTCAGCAGTGCTTCTGCTCAGGTATTTGCTGATGTGGCTCTGTGTCCATTCGAAGCTGTCAAGGTTCGAGTTCAAACACAGCCCAATTTTGCCAAGGGATTGGTCGATGGATTCCCAATACTTTATAGAACTGAAGGCCTCACTGG CTTTTACAGAGGAATTCTCCCACTCTGGGGCCGTAACCTTCCAT TTTCAATGGTGATGTTCTCGACATTTGAGCATTCAGTGGATCTCATATACAATCAAGTTCTTCAGAAGAGAAGGGAAGATTGCTCAAGAGCTCAACAGCTCGGTGTCTCTTGTTTAGCAGGCTACACTGCTGGTGCTGTGGGCACTGTTATTTCTAACCCAGCTGACAACGTTGTGGCCTCTCTTTACAACCGAAATAGTGAAAACGTTCTTCag GCAGTGAAGAACATCGGTTTTGCCAATTTGTTCACGCGAAGTCTTCCTGTTCGCATTGCGATTGTCGGACCAGTTGTTACTCTGCAGTGGTTCTTCTATGATACCATTAAGTTGCTAAGTGGACT GCCTTCCAGTGGAGGGCTCAACAGGCGCATGGAAGAAGCAAACTTATCGacgtaa
- the LOC116205881 gene encoding exopolygalacturonase, producing MSSGNGRRLIPFLLFFFVSWRGSSIVGLVAERAQGAAVFDVRSFGAVADGFTDDSNAFLAAWNKACRFLGEVNILVPRGTYLLGPIRFAGPCSSVSSFTFQIKGYLKASTNLSKYEPGGGWIEFRWTEGLTLTGGGTFDGQGAKAWPYNNCPMNINCKLLPTNLKFIAMNRTVVQRLTSLNSKFFHIALVECRDFTGSEIEISAPEDSPNTDGIHVERSSGIDISRSRIGTGDDCISVGQGNSQVTLTSIACGPGHGISVGSLGRYPNEGDVRGLVVRDSTISGTTNGIRIKTWRDSPGSSAATNMTFENITMHNVRNPILINQAYCPFRSCSSKVPSRVELSDIRFKDIRGTSLSPVAVALECSRAIPCKDVYLENVHLELLRSGENKEGHVATSSSCKNVKAKFIGTQIPPPCP from the exons ATGAGCTCCGGGAACGGGAGAAGATTGATTCCCTTCTTGTTGTTCTTCTTTGTGAGCTGGCGCGGGTCAAGTATAGTAGGCTTGGTTGCGGAGAGGGCTCAAGGTGCTGCCGTGTTCGATGTCAGGAGCTTCGGTGCTGTTGCAGATGGTTTCACTGATGACAGCAAt GCCTTCTTGGCAGCATGGAACAAGGCGTGCCGGTTCTTGGGCGAAGTGAATATATTGGTGCCAAGAGGAACATACTTATTGGGGCCGATCAGGTTCGCAGGTCCTTGCAGTAGCGTGTCGTCCTTCACATTCCAAATCAAG GGTTATCTTAAGGCATCGACCAATCTGTCCAAGTATGAGCCAGGTGGTGGTTGGATCGAGTTCAGGTGGACGGAAGGCCTGACTTTAACAGGAGGAGGAACATTCGATGGTCAAGGGGCTAAAGCCTGGCCTTACAATAATTGCCCGATGAATATCAACTGCAAGCTTCTCCCAACT AACTTGAAGTTCATAGCGATGAACAGAACGGTTGTGCAACGACTAACATCCCTAAATAGCAAATTCTTTCACATTGCACTGGTGGAGTGCAGGGACTTCACAGGCAGCGAGATAGAGATCTCGGCACCGGAAGATAGCCCGAATACAGATGGCATACATGTGGAAAGAAGCTCGGGGATTGACATCTCAAGATCCCGAATTGGTACCGGAGACGATTGCATCTCCGTAGGCCAAGGGAACTCTCAAGTCACCTTGACCAGTATTGCTTGTGGACCCGGTCATGGAATAAG TGTGGGTAGTTTGGGAAGATATCCCAACGAAGGGGACGTGAGGGGCTTGGTGGTGAGGGACTCCACAATAAGCGGGACCACGAACGGCATACGGATCAAGACATGGCGGGACTCCCCCGGCAGCAGCGCCGCCACCAACATGACATTCGAGAACATAACAATGCACAATGTCCGGAATCCTATCCTGATCAATCAGGCGTACTGCCCATTCAGGTCCTGTAGTTCCAAG GTGCCATCTCGAGTGGAGCTGAGCGATATACGATTCAAGGACATAAGGGGGACGTCGTTGTCTCCGGTGGCAGTGGCGTTGGAGTGTAGCAGGGCGATACCGTGCAAGGACGTGTACCTCGAAAACGTGCATTTGGAGCTTCTGAGGAGTGGTGAAAACAAGGAGGGACATGTTGCCACTTCTTCTTCATGTAAGAATGTCAAGGCCAAATTCATTGGGACTCAAATTCCACCACCTTGCCCTTAG
- the LOC116202594 gene encoding calcium-dependent protein kinase 26-like: MGNTCRGTFKEKNYQGSNQPQEPSANSKRNTPSDRSISDYSPTTLNSQNLIAQEFAKENLKKESTATTNNNSNSNNNSLPVSSNKKDSIMRRGIDNQSYYVLGHKTPNIRDLYLLGRKLGQGQFGTTYLCTEIATGIDYACKSISKRKLISKEDVEDVRREIQIMHHLAGHKNIVTIKGAYEDSLYVHIVMELCSGGELFDRIIHRGHYSERKAAELTKIIVGVVEACHSLGVMHRDLKPENFLLVNRDDDFSLKAIDFGLSVFFKPGQIFTDVVGSPYYVAPEVLKKQYGPEADVWTAGVILYILLSGVPPFWAETQQGIFDAVLKGHIDFESDPWPVISESAKDLIRKMLCSCPSDRLTAHQVLCHPWICENGVAPDRALDAAVMSRLKQFSAMNKLKKMALRVIAESLSEEEIAGLREMFKAMDTDNSGAITFDELKAGLRRYGSTMKDTEIRDLMDAADVDNSGTIDYGEFIAATIHLNKLEREEHLVAAFRYFDKDGSGYITVDELQQACAEHNMTDVFLEDIIKEVDQDNDGRIDYGEFVAMMTKGNMGVGRRTMRNSLNISMRDAPGAL, from the exons ATGGGCAACACATGCCGGGGGACATTCAAAGAGAAGAACTACCAGGGCTCCAATCAGCCCCAAGAACCTTCGGCCAACTCGAAGCGGAACACTCCCTCTGACCGCTCCATTTCCGATTACTCTCCGACTACCTTGAACTCCCAGAACCTCATTGCCCAGGAATTCGCCAAAGAAAACCTGAAAAAGGAAAGCACCGCCACCACCAACAATAACAGTAACAGTAATAACAACAGTTTGCCAGTTTCGAGTAATAAGAAGGACAGCATCATGAGGAGGGGCATCGATAACCAATCGTACTATGTTTTAGGCCACAAGACCCCTAACATTCGGGACCTTTACCTCTTGGGCCGTAAATTGGGGCAAGGTCAGTTTGGAACAACTTATCTCTGCACAGAGATTGCCACAGGGATTGATTATGCTTGCAAGTCGATCTCAAAGAGGAAGCTGATATCGAAGGAGGACGTGGAGGATGTTCGGAGGGAGATTCAGATAATGCACCACTTGGCAGGTCATAAGAATATCGTCACTATTAAAGGTGCTTACGAGGATTCTTTGTATGTTCATATCGTGATGGAACTTTGCTCGGGCGGGGAGTTGTTCGACAGGATTATTCATAGGGGGCACTATAGTGAGAGAAAGGCTGCAGAGTTGACTAAGATTATTGTCGGGGTTGTTGAAGCTTGTCATTCTCTTGGAGTTATGCATAGAGATTTAAAGCCCGAGAACTTTTTGCTGGTCAACAGGGATGATGATTTCTCTCTTAAAGCCATCGATTTTGGGCTGTCTGTCTTCTTCAAACCGG GCCAGATTTTCACAGATGTAGTTGGGAGCCCATACTATGTGGCTCCTGAGGTGCTTAAGAAGCAGTATGGACCAGAAGCAGATGTTTGGACTGCAGGAGTCATATTGTATATATTGCTGAGTGGTGTTCCACCATTCTGGGCAG AGACGCAGCAGGGAATTTTTGATGCAGTGTTGAAGGGGCATATTGACTTTGAATCAGATCCGTGGCCTGTTATATCAGAGAGTGCGAAAGACCTTATTAGGAAGATGCTTTGCTCTTGTCCTTCAGATCGCTTGACTGCCCATCAAGTATTAT GTCATCCATGGATTTGTGAGAATGGAGTCGCACCTGACAGAGCACTAGATGCAGCAGTGATGTCACGGCTCAAACAGTTCTCTGCTATGAATAAGTTGAAGAAAATGGCTCTAAGG GTTATAGCTGAGAGCCTCTCTGAGGAGGAGATTGCTGGTCTAAGAGAGATGTTCAAGGCAATGGATACTGATAACAGTGGCGCGATAACTTTTGATGAGCTAAAAGCTGGTCTTCGAAGATATGGCTCCACAATGAAAGACACGGAGATTCGTGATCTCATGGATGCG GCTGATGTGGACAACAGTGGGACCATAGACTATGGGGAATTTATTGCCGCGACCATACACCTAAATAAGCTCGAGCGAGAGGAACATCTTGTGGCGGCATTTCGCTACTTTGACAAGGATGGAAGTGGTTATATCACGGTTGATGAGCTTCAACAAGCTTGTGCGGAACACAACATGACTGATGTTTTCCTTGAAGACATAATCAAAGAAGTTGACCAGGACAAT GATGGAAGAATTGATTATGGTGAATTTGTAGCAATGATGACAAAGGGGAACATGGGTGTCGGGAGACGGACCATGAGGAACAGTCTCAACATCAGCATGAGGGATGCTCCTGGTGCTCTGTAG
- the LOC116203598 gene encoding mitochondrial phosphate carrier protein 1, mitochondrial isoform X1 has protein sequence MMRTKGGVLEEFSPGYYGICTVGGMLSAGSTHLAVTPLDVLKVNMQVNPIKYNSMASGLTTLWKEQGPSSLWRGWSGKLFGYGVQGGCKFGLYEYFKKLYSDVLGDYNRSFIYFLSSASAQVFADVALCPFEAVKVRVQTQPNFAKGLVDGFPILYRTEGLTGFYRGILPLWGRNLPFSMVMFSTFEHSVDLIYNQVLQKRREDCSRAQQLGVSCLAGYTAGAVGTVISNPADNVVASLYNRNSENVLQAVKNIGFANLFTRSLPVRIAIVGPVVTLQWFFYDTIKLLSGLPSSGGLNRRMEEANLST, from the exons ATGATGAGGACGAAAGGGGGCGTTCTCGAGGAGTTCTCTCCTGGGTATTACGGGATTTGTACTGTCGGCGGGATGCTCAGCGCTGGGAGCACCCATTTGGCCGTCACCCCTCTCGATGTCCTCAAAGTGAACATGCAG GTAAATCCAATCAAGTATAACAGCATGGCATCAGGATTGACCACCCTGTGGAAAGAACAAGGCCCTTCTTCCCTCTGGAGAGGTTGGTCAGGCAAGTTATTTGGATATGGAGTTCAGGGTGGCTGCAAATTTGGCCTCTACGAATACTTCAAGAAGCTCTACTCTGACGTGTTGGGAGACTACAATAGGAGTTTCATTTACTTTCTCAGCAGTGCTTCTGCTCAGGTATTTGCTGATGTGGCTCTGTGTCCATTCGAAGCTGTCAAGGTTCGAGTTCAAACACAGCCCAATTTTGCCAAGGGATTGGTCGATGGATTCCCAATACTTTATAGAACTGAAGGCCTCACTGG CTTTTACAGAGGAATTCTCCCACTCTGGGGCCGTAACCTTCCAT TTTCAATGGTGATGTTCTCGACATTTGAGCATTCAGTGGATCTCATATACAATCAAGTTCTTCAGAAGAGAAGGGAAGATTGCTCAAGAGCTCAACAGCTCGGTGTCTCTTGTTTAGCAGGCTACACTGCTGGTGCTGTGGGCACTGTTATTTCTAACCCAGCTGACAACGTTGTGGCCTCTCTTTACAACCGAAATAGTGAAAACGTTCTTCag GCAGTGAAGAACATCGGTTTTGCCAATTTGTTCACGCGAAGTCTTCCTGTTCGCATTGCGATTGTCGGACCAGTTGTTACTCTGCAGTGGTTCTTCTATGATACCATTAAGTTGCTAAGTGGACT GCCTTCCAGTGGAGGGCTCAACAGGCGCATGGAAGAAGCAAACTTATCGacgtaa